DNA from Labrus bergylta chromosome 3, fLabBer1.1, whole genome shotgun sequence:
CCTTATTTCATATGCACTACCCTTAATGCTAGGACCTGTTCTCCAATGCTTATCCAAACAAGCAGTTTACAGTATAGAGAAAAACTAACAAATATAGAATACAAACAAATGAATACCATTATTTGGagtaaattatttattatttattatttaccaTTATTTTTGTGTATACATCGAAGATGAGATTGGAATACgattagaaaactttattgatccccaacAAGGAAACTCGTTTGCCACCTGGTCaattcatacacacaacattATCGACAGTACAGCCACAGttcacaacaaaataaataataaacaacaatGAAACCATCTGGGACATCATTTACTGCCATGAGTCAGAAACACAACTAAAgatgttcattaaaatatcGGACTGCTGCAAGAACAAAGGACCCTCGAAGTCGTTCTGTGGAACATTGAGGCATCGCTAGTCGCTCACTGAAGGAGCTTTGGagtccattaaaaacaaacctggTCAAGGATTGCATTGAAAGATCAAAACAGCTTTTGGTTTGATTATCATTCTGCATCAAACATAACCTCTGATaagaaaatgaggaaaaaaagtaCATGCAAATACATGCTGTCATTTGTTTGTGCGCACAAACTTCCTGCCACAAGTCATACGTCAGTGTCTCAAGTTAACGAGAATAATCTTggtgcagacagagagaaatacacagaggcatgcacaaacacacatccactGGAAAAAAGGACCTAAAGGATAGGATCTTCATTTGGTCTCATTGACTTCCTTATAATAAGAAAGCTAGTCTATCGTGTTTCACCATCTTTTGAGTATAGAACCATTCTACACTGCCATATATTTACATATTCAAAACCCTGTCCCCTTCAGATTCAGGGCAGCAAACCAGAACATCCAGCACACTGAACAGCACATGCTCTGAATTCTATGTAAATGCAGACAGatactgcatttaaaaaatgtgtcagcaTACCCGTGAACAAGATGTACAAAGGAGAACAGAAAAGTGGTTTGTGTCCCTCATTGTCCATTTCAAAACAAGTACATCATCACTTGATATCTCAATGGTTCTCATGCTACGTGTACGCCTTAATACATAGGACAATTGTGTTTTAAAGCTTAGGTAATTCACTGAccatgtgtttatatgtgtgtgtcagggatACATGGGACCCGTTCCAGCTGAACCCAGTAGGATCGGAGAAGGAACAAAAGAGAATATGTTTCCAACTGGCCCAGTACCTGATGGCTGTTGTTGTGGGGCTAGCTGTCCTGACCAGTGCCGTCGTTGCAAAGGTaagactgtctgtctgtatctcCGTCTATCTGTCCCTGCATatatttctatttgtttgtctccgtctttgtctctgtttacTTATGATGTCGTCCATCTAAAGGGTTAAAGCTAACAATtgtgacccacaaaatgtgaaataaacccatccagtcctttgtttgtggtctgcataagtctaacaagaaaaatgagaaaaatgctccgtttcaaatttgctcctTTGCTCTCAAAtttgacatcacagtgggattctggtaaagaAAATACCCTCCCCTTTTGTGTTGTCTCCGGCAGCCATGTTTTTCCAAGAGGACACGCTGGCGAGTTGCCATGCAAGCTCAATGCTGAACTCGTGTAGGCACCGGTTGGCACAGCCCCaaggggtgagggggggggctcattttatttaaagagacacacacaccaaaacggagggCTCTGAGAGAGCTGATTTATACAGGGTCACGATTCATGTTGTATTTTGACAAAAGCACGGCACAGAGGTTTCATtgagaccacaggggactgttttaaaacGTGGAATAAAGTTTTAAGACTTGATTTCTCATGCCTCCACAAGCAATAGTCCTTTGAACATCATGGATACAAGTCAGAGTACAATCATCCTCTTCCTTTAAAAGCACAGCCTGAAAAAGAAGCCCTTTATGCAGTGAAATTCTGCCGCTGCAACTAAACAAAGAGCATAATGTTGAGCTTACaacataaaacactttttttgtttatttccaaaaagacaacaaaaatacGGTCGTTTAAGTCCAAACAggcttttctttactttttgtgtttttcattgcCATGTTGTTAGTGCTAATGTATAATACCTGGGCCTTTTTTGGTTACAGATGgatgaaacacttaaaaacaccTTTATGTACCTTTGTCCCTTTCAAAGATATTTTGAGAGTACACTGACTTGTATTAGGGAGAGCTGGGACGTCTTCTATTGAAGGTCACGTTTCCCTTTTGGTTAAGCAGTAAGAAAAGTGTGAGCAGAAGAACCCGAAGGCAATCTTCACCCGTCAGCTCTGTATTCTGGGTTCagataaaaaaggaaaggaagtcaactcagaaatgaaaaagagattGTGCCTGAGCATGAGGCCATTCAAGAGCACATTTCAGACTGTATTTAAGTGATTAGTTAAAAAGTGAACAATCAGAAACTTTGcgagaaaacaaaataacaactcAGGAATTTACCAGAGGTGGAGGTGGCTTTTCAATATAGCAAAGTATTGTGATATTTTGCGTGACAATATTATATAATCTCATGGCCGCCAAGTATCaatatttgtattatattaatagcaaatgtgcttttttaatttttaatagcTGAAGGGGTtacacaattcattttgaacaagttgcattgttaaaaaaatactgcaatTGTACAGTCCTCCAAACATGTTTGTAACATGTACAGTTAAGTACGACTGAAATAACAGTTtagattgtgaggtgcatgcagccttttacaggGTTGCAAGTCTCagcatttaaatgtttcaaatctcaataatatcgtatcgtgactCAGGAATCGTGATAATATCGAATCGTGGAGCCTCTGGTCCCCCACCCCTTCCCACCCACCACAATTTACTGCATGCAGACCGGGCAACTCTTTGTTTATGATTTCCAGGAAAAGGCAAACAGTTAAAACCTACTGCCAGAAGGGACGCCAGAATCAACACAAAACTAAGAGTCCTTACAGTTACTCTGATCTGTAACTTTTACTGCTGTTCTTATAAAATGTCATTTAACTGCAACCCTTCCTGAAACTAAGGGTTGTCACTCCTTGAATTATATTGACAAACTTCTTGGATATTTAATGGGGGGAGGGGTTCTAAGCTTGTTTTCATTGTGTCCAGCAGCTCCCCACTTCtgttcatttttctctctgtgtatcTTTGTCTCTTATCTTACAGATTTCATCTCCATTTTCTCTCCATCAATCTTTAACTTTACACTACGTGCATACTGCTTCTGACTCAGTTTCTTATTGATTTCTCATCTTCCCCTTTATTTCTTGAATATGAATCACAGGACTATGCTCGGTCATAAAACATCACGTGTAATATCTCTGTCTGTTTTCCTATGTAATCCAAGAGCATTGATCCCAGTTCAGCATGATTAACTTCCTTATTGGTGTGTCAGTAAATAAGGATAATAAAGCAATGAAATGTCCTAGGAGGAGGTCAACTACACTTAGAACTAAAGCAGGGAGGGACTGCCGGTAAATCCCAGCCTTCCTTATATTTACTGTGTATGAGACTACTGTTAAGGACTCTACTGACACTACGCTGAAAGAAAATGACAATAAGAAAGTCAAAAGTACACGTTAAGAATCTTTCTGAAATCGATATCTGAAGGAGAGAAACATAGGAAAcataaaactgtttgttttgaatcGTCAAAccaaacaggaaaagacacttaaccccaaagtGCTCCCGCAGCTTCTCGCAGAAGACGAGATAAGCTACATGCTCAAGTCTAGGTAATGTTTTACCAATGTGTACGTTTGATGttggtggtggagttggtcccTTACACAGAAAAGCTCTAAAACCCTCAGAAGGGAGCCTAGTTTCTGAGGGATTGCCAGTCATTTCATTTTAACACTGTACTGGTAAATACTATTCAGTTCAATGTAGTGAAACAAATGAGTTTCTTTCTACCCGCTCATAATACCATTCATAATATCACAATCGCCAATTGCTATAGTGTACACTATAATCGCAATCTCACAATTTCACCAAACCGTGCAGCACTTTGGTAGATACAAGTATTGGTTTGTTCAACTTTCTCAGAGACTACCTTTGGAGATAAATCATTTGTGCAACTATTACATGACACAGCACATGTTGAGCTTTATTTTGGTTTCGTCTTATTCGTCCAAACTCTGCTTTCCTTTAACATATTTTTGGTCTCTGTTCAACCAGGGCTCTCTCTTGGTGTTGTCAACATTGTCCAGTTCGCACTCATTGCGCAAAGATAAGGACAAACAGTTCTACATGCTGATGTTGGTTTTCTGCCTGGTCTGCCCCAACTTCCTGGTGTTTCTGAAATCCCTGTGGAAGTGTGCCTTCAAGAGCTTCGTGCAGCCCAACATAAGGACCATGTCTTTTGTACgtttaatcatttattacaaaaaCCTGCTTCACATGTAATGAAGTTATCCTGGTGAATCAAATTTACACATCAGCAATGCATGATTAAGCTATCACaacaacatttgtatttttagtcATTATATGAGCACACTCTTTGGTTCATATATATATTGATGTGGGACCATTTTAAtgataaacacatgaacacagtaGGGGAAGTACACTGCAGCTATAACTGCATTCAGTGAATCCATGTACAAAGGAGAACAGAAAAGTGTTTTGTGTTCCTcattgtttgtttcattcattGCTAAATTGGGATTTGTCATTCTAAATCAAAACTGCTATCATGACGTAATGACATGAGTCCTTGTGTTTTACAGGTTTGTGCCATCGAGTGTTTGGTGTCTCTTGGCACTTCAGTCCTGGTGCTCGTGGTTATGCCTCAGTTTGATGTGTTGACTAACCTCTTCATCAGCGGAGGAGTCTGTATCATGTCTGCTGTTCTGCAGATCATATTTAGactacagagagaaaaatggaAAATCCTATTCCCAGTCTGCTCCCTCATTCTTACAGTTGCAGGTAAAATTCTTTCCATTCGGcattcctgtttttcttttaatcaggACACTCACACTTCtcctataataataatacaatcaAAAAGTGGACGGGTATCAGTGATGTTTCTAATGCCTAATGTTCAGTCCCATTAGCCCCTGCTatcccaacaaaaaaaacaaggaacatTTCGGAAGTCtgacacatttatttactttttacacagaaaaacaatatCAAATACAAAAGTTACTAGTTTATAAGCGTCACTTTCGCAATAAAAGAGGAAGTCATTAATCCTCTGTCTCATGTTTGTGGTTacgtttatgaaaaaaaaaagctctttgtATAACACGAAGGAAAAATATTAGTCcaaataattattaataaacctgttttattttactccACATTTTCTAGATTCAACTGGAGCCCTTCCATTTCCGAGCCTTGAACAAGTGTTTCAAACAGTTGAATAATATTGTCACTAGCTGATACTGTATGACaggatttcatgtttttacacagaaaacaaaggatGTAATATTAGTGAACacattcaaagaaaacattgttGAGAGATgccaattacattttttaaaagtagattaaaggctttatatgtgatttttcactctcaaatataatagaaatcaagtaaatcctctgaaaataactctgtgagtcatgactgtctacaatgagtgtaacacccgagtcccacagtctgtgatgctttcagagttttacGAGCTGTAGCTTCACTTTGTTCACATTGACGGGACGGTCGGCCGGCTCATCctctcgcgtataaaagttgttaaattgaggtactagagaaaagaagaataacatactgtactcactgcttcattgaatgtcacgtaagcgtttttagattacggtcatttcaggtaaatttacatgcagtgtgaagatacgagcataataaagattgcgagcattagcatgctaacacaacaatgcagcgcaagttgttttggtttcatgctggtgctcaagggcgacatctgctggatcaaaaaatcacattttcttcctttaatagAAGTTCAGTTGGAATGCTAGCCTGATTTTGTATTGaattcaaacaaacactcagatgtaggtttcatttcaaatgtatttgctCGCTTTGGAACAGATCAAGTAGCTTACTGCTGAACTATTCGCAGGTTACTGCCTCCTCATACTTGACTACTATGTCCGTGTGACATCATATGTGGACAGACAGAGCGAGGACTGCTACATCTACATTGCAGTTGGAATTTTTGCTTCGCTCCtcgtctccctctgctggtgggAAAACCCACTGCAAGCCACTAACAGCATGCAGGTAATCATTTTTCCTAGATGTATTTCATTGTTTATCTTGTATCACCAACAtacattgaaaaacattttaatgtatcTGTCAATCCCATTGACACTACTGTAGGCATGGAAATATGTAAAGTTTTTGTCGTTTGTAGAGTGAATCATTTGGACTTTCATGATTTCTCCCTGCAGGAAAAGTTGTCAGAACTGGACGGCTTCAGGGACTTTGTGTTCGTCATCAGCAGTATCTTGAGGATAATAGTGATAGGTACTGTAATGATCTGCtgcatcaacaaacaacactcaGAAATCATGCTGCACTGCTGACCAAAAAACAGCTCTTGAAATAAATGCATATTCACAACACCAAACACAGCAGCGTTTTTTCTCCGTGTTTAGACTGTCAAAAttgtatttcaaacattcacacCGGAGAACAAACAGCTTTCTGTGATGTCAGTGGTGCAGATAGATTTTGGAGGATGCTCTACAGCTGCAATTAAGtgttccatttttattttggaataaaTTGGAAAGATGTGCTTTCTATTCTTCCCTAAATGCACTGTTTTATACTGTTATTAACAACAACCAAATATTATCTTTTTTATGAGTCACTGTTTTCGATTGCAGGAGGCGTATACCTGTTGTACCATGTGCTAATTGAGAAATCTATAATCTGGAAGGACTTTAACCTGGGGAGTGATGACTGTGAAATACTGAAAATAGGACTGGGGCTGTTTTTCTTACAGGTAGGTGGAGATGTGACTGTAAAAGAGAAAGATAAACAGCCATAGATAGGTTTAGATAGGTAGTAAAGTTTGTATGTGCACTAAACAAATAAGTAGGAACCACGATTCTCTTCTTCTGCTAATCTTGGAGGATAGACACACAAGACTTGAAGCCCTGATCAGGTGCTTGTCTTTATCTCCTAAAAGGTTCAATAAAGAAAAGTCACATCACTTTAAATATGTGTGTTAAAGGGAGAATGTGCAGATTTTACACATTTATAgaacagaaatcaagtatatccaaTGAAAaagtctctgagtcatgactgtcggCAATGAGTAAGAAGCGCGAGTCCCGcaggctgtgttgttgtcggagccgtgtttacatcatggctgactcctccccctgcgtataaagctgttttagtcaaggactagagaaaataagaatagaataaaatactcactgcttatttggatgtcacgtcaGCATTTTTAGATCACACGGTCATTCCGTGTTAATTTacatgcaatatgaagctatgggataactaaagtgtgctaacattagcctgctaacacaacaatgcaggccagaggcaattgcagcttgagcaaaggacaatttatTCCGTCATTTGCGCTTTACTCCAGTCCTTCGTGTAAACAAGTGtagaggggggttggaggtgtatGCTGGatgagagcggaggcttcagtatggcggaggtgtcgccaatgAGCAGTTTGATTTGGTTTCCTGCTGGTGCTCAATGGCGACCTCTACTGGATCAacaagtcgcacattcttcctttaagcctttttttttgctttatacTTGGGCTGTTTTCCTGACTACATCTGAAGCCCACTGAAACACTCCTAAAACCAAAACACAGTCAGTCCCATGCCTTCAGATTTAACATTTTTGCACATTGAGATTCATCACTGCGGGCCAATACGTTTCTCTTCTTATTAAAGCAAACAGATAATCTGTTTAAGCACACACATTGTTGGAGAAATTAAAAGCAATGGCTTTTCATGGCCTCCTGATTTATGACATGCTTTACATATCTTGGCTTTAAATGGTTAACAGCATGTCGAGTCTAGATTAAAGAAGCGTCTTCAGCACTTGTGAAGTAGTATTTTTTACTTGTATTCAAATCTATTTAAAGGAGTGTGAAACACAATTTAGAATCTCCCACGTGCCCCCTGTCTTAGGCCTTCTGCTCTGCAGCCTGTCACTGGTTCGGTGTGGTGGCCTGTAAGATCCACGCCGTCAGGATGAGTTTTGCACTGCCCGTGTGTTGCACTGGACCTGCAGTGCTTCTGTTGGGACTGATACTTTTCATAACAGAGGCAAAACAATTGGATGGAGCTGACCACGGGAACATAACAGGTTAGTGTCCTGTTTTCTGttgtccttcttttttttaaatgttacttcTCTGccttaatgtgtttttgttttatttattgaagttTATTCAAGTGTAATGACCTTTTTATTTCATACACAAAAGGgtgaaacaaatatttttacTCCTCAGCCATGTGGTAAATTGtgagaaatgtttaaatctgATACCAGGGAGTTGTGTGATTAGAGTATTACCAATATCATGCAACATTAAGTTACTGTATGTTTCCATTGCAGAGTTTTGTGAAAGCTTGGTGTTCTTGAAGAATAAGAACTCAACCCCTGTGGTTTTACTGGAAATCACAAGAAGCATTTGTCGCACTTCCCTGAACAGGTACATGTTTATGTGTGAATCAGCTCGTAAAACACGAGTCAGCAGAATTGTACTTGTGGATTTCAGCCACTAGTTATAAACATGTCCCTATATGCAGATTTATAAACGTGTAAAATGTGAGTTTTTACTGGTGGATTCCCAGGAATGtgcttttttaagtaaaatgtcTTAGAAGTACCTATCATTCAACTTCCTgttaagaaaacaagaaaacatttattcatttcttttccGACTGACAGCTACTACCTGCAATGGCCTTTTTCAATGCTGGCACTGGAGGGGGTGTGTATCTGGTCGGGCTTCGTCACATGCACCTACTATGTTTGGAAGATGGAggtataaacaaaaacacacaaacacatattcacaAACACTACCACTGTCTCCATCCATCTACATCAGAGAGGCAAACCCCAATCCTAACACATTGCAGAGCCCAATTAATAGAATTTTAAGTCTAATGGTATTTCACTAACCTCAATGCCACTTTTTCTGAGACATGCCACTAAATGCCTCAATGGTTTACCATGTGCAGGTCCAGCGTATAGAGAGAACTTCTCAGCTCTTTGTTCGACGCCTTTATGAATCTGCATTCATTGACCAGTCTCTGCTGCTAAACACCAAGATGAAGGTGCCACGAGCCAAAAACCAAGAGAGGTGAGAGAAGTCGGAGAGTCTcccttattatttattttgcgtctgaatgttttgaatgttttatggGTAAATTCAAGGCGACATCTTAATACTACACATTGAGATATGATTTATCTTAAGCCCATTGACTTCCAAATTTCATAAAAAATTAATATATCATTCTgaagaaaatgtgcttttttaaattgaagagaGATGTTGTTAAAGATGAAAGAAAGATTATGAAATGGCAAAATAAATGCAAACTACCTATAATCCAAGTTTctgcctcccctctcctctccagcCATGATGACTTACAGAGCTGTGTGATCTACCTCTGTGCCACAATGTGGCATGAGACCTACGATGAAATGCTGAAGATTCTCACTTCCATGTTCAGGTTAGAGACACCGTCACTGTAGGCCCCCTAGGCTTACTGTTATCAAAGACACAACACCAGTTTCCTTCCTTCTTCACATCCCTTTGAGAAACTTTAAAGGTCATGGACATTTCCACAGGTTAACTTTATTGCCTTGCAGCAGTGATGTTCAAGCACATCCCTGTTTGACTGTGAATACAGGTGCAGCAGCATGAACTGATAAGACAGACCTGCAGAGATGTAGAAATGTTCAGAGAGGAAGTGTTACACAGCTTCTGAGCATGGTGTTATGATGCTCCTTTAACAACCACATTTGAATACATAAAATGAACGTGCTTCTGGTTGAGGCATTTTATGTCCAGTCCCCTGTGGTTTTACTGAAAATCACAAGAAGCATTTGTCGCACTTCCCTGAACaggtacatgtttgtgtgtgtgaatcagctCGTAAATAACACGAGTCAGCAGTATTGTACTAGTGGATTTCAGCCACTAGTTACAAACATGTCCCTATATGCAGATTTATAAACGTGTAAAATGTGAGTTTTTAACGGTGGGTTCCAGGAAATTTGCTTTTTTAAGTCCTGATATCAAGCGTGCTTGGGTCCCTTGCAAGGTGCTACATAAATCCAAGCTATTAGCATTATTAGGCTTTCAGATATTtaatattgaatattcattctCTTATCATTTCCCATTCGACATTCAACAGTttgtacaaaatgaaaatagttACGTCAAAGGGATCTTCAGTATACAGCTTCAGTgatctgttgttgtttcaggTTTGACCGTTATCGAGGCGATCCGAAGGAGGAGCATAATGACATGTTTGACTTTGAGTGTCACATTTACGTAGACGACGCCTTCATGACTGACGAGAAGACAGGACAGAGACTGGTTAATTCTTATGTTGAGGATCTGGTTCAAGTTGTCATAGAGGTTTACAGGTGAGATTATCAATCTGTCTATCCCATCTATCCATGTATCTACCTACAGACTTATCTCACCATCTGTCCATTCATCTCTTCAGGGTATTTACCAACAAAGAACCAGATGATGTGTCCATCATTCAGGCTCCATATGGTGGCAGGTTGATGTTTGTTATGCCAGAAGGCAACATGCTTTATGTTCATCTGAAAGACAAACAGCTCATCAGGAACAAGAAGAGATGGTCTCAGGTACGAAGTTAAAGTGGTGCTTCTCTATGTCTAGAGTTTCCTGCACGTGAAAACACCTAAATGTGTCGTGATACAAGATGAGTATATGGGATGAAATGTACCTGCTTGCACATTCATCTTTGGCCCATTCCATTTGTGATAAACAAAGTCAGAGATATTTGTCCTCAATTTCCCCCAAATAAGAGGATGTTTAATTAATCATCACAAAGGTAAGGGGAAAACAGCTAATTCTTACATTTAAGAAGCGTTTAATAGTAATTCTGTATTGAAAGAGCTCTACAACCTATTAACCGTATACATAGAAACAAGCTTAGCCAACATGTGTGATAAGACATGTCTCTCAGATGAATACATTGAAAAAAGTCCTCTCTTTCCTACCTTCTGTAGATTTAAGCTCCTATCACACAGAGATGCATCGTGCTAGGCCCAGCCGCTCCAAAAAGCGCCTAAGTGCATctggtggaaaaaaacagcTGGGAGCGCATGTGGCGTTGGTCTAGTGTGCATACAGGCGACCAAATGTATTAAGTGGGAAAAATAGTTTCAAGCAAATGTACAGCTTTGCCCTTGCTTTGCTCCGAaatgaggagggggggaaatGTTATTTCAAGTGGAGGTAAATCCTCCTAATTTATTTGATTGGCTGTTTTGGCCAAAAGTGATATTGACaagttgaaaacaaaaaacaatggtTTTGATGGGCGACACATCACTGTTTGATCAGGCCCTAAAACTGTACCAATCTCTCTCACAGCTTCCTTTAGATTATCATAATAAACATCACTATATGTCACTTTCAGATCATGTATCTGTATTATTTACTGGGCTGGAAGGGCTACATCACCAAGAACCCTCAGAAGATCCAAGTAAGACTACTTTATGAAAGACTTGTACAtgtatgttgatgtttttgaggTACATTCTAAATATTTCAATATGTGAATGATGTTTCGTCCAGCGGCAGAATAATCcctgcagagccagtttgttCTCTTTGGATGGTGAGAGTTATCTATTGCCTCAACAAGAAACTGACAACAAAAGAAAGTTCATCGCAGACGACCACACATACCTCCTGGCTCTGGACGGAGACACTGATTTCCAACCCAAAGCTGTGATTCTGCTTGTAGACAGGTAAGTGAGAGACAACAACCAGCTGATTTAAGCTGTCAAGACTCAGAATCaagatttcattttcttccATGGGATATGAAGAAATGCTTTTGGTCAGGTTAGCTGTCAGTTTCAAACATTGCAATGAATTATTTCGATCCACAGGTTGAGGATGTATGAAAACGTTGGTGCAGCATGTGGTAGAATCCATCCTACTGGAATGGGTAAGTAGACTGAATATGTTAAACTATTCTTTACTTTGTGTGTTGGGCACAGTATCAGAGAGGGATTGGCCCTTTTAAGTTGAGGGTTTGATCAAACAGAGCTCAAGTTGAGCAGGCAAAATGTCTGCCCTGAAATGGTAAATATTGCATAAATGGGATTTCTTATTGTACGACAAGATGGGCCCTCCGTAGTCCTGCCATTATTTGGTGTAGTTCTTGATTTTTACCCATTAATAAGGTCTTTGTTAAGTTCTTTGCACTGGTGAAATACatacaaaagtaaaaaagttgGTTTTATGAAGCTCGTTAGGCGGTAAAATGTCTCTGTGTGATGTAATGGTCCTTCAGctggagaaaaataaagaataaaaccaTCCTATTTTAATTGAATTCCATCACTTTGTTTCTGTCACTCTCCTTACTGCCATCTAGGTCCCATGGTGTGGTACCAGAAGTTTGAGTATGCAGTAGGCCACTGGCTCCAGAAGACAGCTGAGCATGTGTTCGGCTCGGTACTGTGCAGTCCAGgatgtttcagtttgtttcgaGGGTCTTCCTTGATGGATGACAATGTGCTAAAG
Protein-coding regions in this window:
- the chs1 gene encoding chitin synthase 1, encoding MEELKYRGKKIESRHRDTWDPFQLNPVGSEKEQKRICFQLAQYLMAVVVGLAVLTSAVVAKGSLLVLSTLSSSHSLRKDKDKQFYMLMLVFCLVCPNFLVFLKSLWKCAFKSFVQPNIRTMSFVCAIECLVSLGTSVLVLVVMPQFDVLTNLFISGGVCIMSAVLQIIFRLQREKWKILFPVCSLILTVAGYCLLILDYYVRVTSYVDRQSEDCYIYIAVGIFASLLVSLCWWENPLQATNSMQEKLSELDGFRDFVFVISSILRIIVIGGVYLLYHVLIEKSIIWKDFNLGSDDCEILKIGLGLFFLQAFCSAACHWFGVVACKIHAVRMSFALPVCCTGPAVLLLGLILFITEAKQLDGADHGNITEFCESLVFLKNKNSTPVVLLEITRSICRTSLNSYYLQWPFSMLALEGVCIWSGFVTCTYYVWKMEVQRIERTSQLFVRRLYESAFIDQSLLLNTKMKVPRAKNQESHDDLQSCVIYLCATMWHETYDEMLKILTSMFRFDRYRGDPKEEHNDMFDFECHIYVDDAFMTDEKTGQRLVNSYVEDLVQVVIEVYRVFTNKEPDDVSIIQAPYGGRLMFVMPEGNMLYVHLKDKQLIRNKKRWSQIMYLYYLLGWKGYITKNPQKIQRQNNPCRASLFSLDGESYLLPQQETDNKRKFIADDHTYLLALDGDTDFQPKAVILLVDRLRMYENVGAACGRIHPTGMGPMVWYQKFEYAVGHWLQKTAEHVFGSVLCSPGCFSLFRGSSLMDDNVLKRYTTTATRGSEYVQYDQGEDRWLCTLLLQQGWRVEYNAASDAYTNSPQEFKEFYNQRRRWGPSTLANTLDLLHSGGETVKRNTSISGLYIFYQMFAVGSSILGPASVTLMIAGAFQFIFKLAGTLSIIIASIPPVFYIIVCFVAKPNNQITIAAVMSVLYAFLMTASFFSIIGDMVVQETFLTPTGLFLVSMAIMYLLTAMLHPEEFGMIIYGLMYFICIPSGYLLLTIYSLVNMHIVTWGTRESNKGGGEAKKKHNVLCDRNCRLCCWDMKIQITQESENLMFQQITGQTSQQAPPLPVTSAEVTHPAEVKIALQAIVDKRKEDSLVVEQAKKKYRKEGEGSNASSSNSDDTVEKRSLSESSFDEDDEDDDFMIDNIEDTVELPVSDWVHPVKEVFLKKLTYANMKRNLQAQIRYTLRNKNQDDVCEDLVLMLTDTLNRELIGVGPEDILSDIQLEEIRYALTKQARQFLKTSQMMTLEKRVKRAIEKTLTAPQVQRLEEGEQDFWEKLIERYLKPITDTKAHLDEVTKELKSLRNKAVFLYFIINLLWVVATFFLQAIGTDVLSIEIPKVYPNGSAAGEPLRVEPLSLMFLLSFAVLLIIQFLAMLYHRVYTLIHVVSYRSTEKDYRQKDKEEDENDDGVEIISNGLAITGDDL